The Hyphomicrobium sp. MC1 genome window below encodes:
- a CDS encoding disulfide bond formation protein B, with protein MAFAARSARGADYRLGALALFGAIATILTALGFQYIGGYVPCMLCLIERYAYYAGIPVLFIALVLTAGGYRRMAALLFVLVALAFLANTGLGIYHAGAEWKFWPGPSACGGGESLTSSAGNLLNDIQHIKVIKCDEAALRFLGISFAGWNVVASVLLMAVAFGAASAAWTRRNI; from the coding sequence ATGGCGTTTGCAGCACGGTCGGCTCGGGGTGCGGATTATCGGCTCGGCGCGCTGGCGCTATTTGGAGCGATTGCGACGATCCTGACGGCGCTCGGGTTTCAATACATTGGCGGCTACGTGCCGTGTATGCTGTGCCTGATCGAACGCTACGCCTATTACGCGGGAATTCCGGTTCTTTTCATCGCGTTGGTGCTGACGGCGGGCGGCTATCGGCGGATGGCCGCGCTGCTCTTCGTGTTGGTCGCTTTGGCGTTTCTGGCGAATACAGGGCTTGGCATCTATCACGCCGGAGCGGAGTGGAAGTTCTGGCCCGGCCCGAGCGCCTGCGGCGGTGGGGAATCCCTCACGTCGTCCGCCGGAAATCTTCTGAACGACATCCAGCACATCAAAGTCATCAAGTGCGATGAAGCGGCGTTGCGCTTCCTAGGCATCTCTTTTGCTGGCTGGAACGTCGTCGCTTCGGTGCTGCTGATGGCGGTTGCGTTCGGTGCGGCCTCGGCGGCTTGGACGCGCCGTAACATCTGA
- a CDS encoding HNH endonuclease codes for MNAHVTIPDNCPALVLNADFRPLSYYPLSLWSWQDTVKAVFLDRVNIVSEYERYVRSPSFELKLPSVVSLKTYVKPALYPAFTRFNVFLRDRFACQYCGDRNDLTFDHLIPRSRGGQTRWDNVVTACAPCNLKKGGLMPRAAGMFPAHEPYRPTVFELHRNGRLFPPNYLHESWLDYLYWDTELEP; via the coding sequence GTGAATGCTCACGTGACAATACCGGACAATTGTCCGGCTCTTGTGCTGAACGCCGACTTCCGGCCGCTCAGTTACTACCCGCTGTCCCTGTGGAGCTGGCAGGACACGGTGAAGGCGGTCTTTTTGGACCGCGTAAATATCGTCTCGGAATACGAACGCTACGTCCGAAGCCCGTCATTCGAGCTGAAGCTGCCGAGTGTCGTTTCGCTGAAGACCTACGTGAAACCGGCGCTTTATCCGGCCTTCACGCGTTTCAATGTTTTCCTGCGCGATCGCTTCGCCTGCCAGTACTGCGGCGACAGGAATGATCTGACGTTCGATCATCTCATTCCGCGCTCGCGTGGCGGCCAGACGCGATGGGACAACGTCGTCACCGCCTGCGCACCGTGCAATTTGAAGAAGGGCGGATTGATGCCGCGCGCCGCGGGCATGTTCCCGGCGCACGAGCCATATCGGCCAACGGTCTTCGAACTGCATCGCAACGGCCGGCTTTTCCCGCCGAACTATCTGCACGAAAGCTGGCTCGACTATCTCTACTGGGATACCGAACTCGAGCCGTAG
- a CDS encoding DUF1772 domain-containing protein, with product MFGPFALTVAALFTGAAIYINWAEQPARLSLDDAAMLAEWKPAYRRGFQMQASLAVIGFILGTLEWLVTGKVIWLAGGAALLANWPFTIFAIMPVNKILEETPFERANEETRALIERWGMLHGVRSVLGLVSVGLFLWASI from the coding sequence ATGTTCGGACCTTTTGCCCTGACGGTCGCGGCGCTGTTCACAGGCGCGGCGATCTACATCAACTGGGCAGAGCAACCGGCGCGGCTTTCTCTCGACGATGCTGCGATGCTTGCGGAATGGAAGCCCGCCTACCGGCGCGGATTTCAGATGCAGGCATCGCTTGCCGTCATCGGCTTCATTCTGGGTACGCTCGAGTGGCTGGTCACCGGCAAGGTCATCTGGCTTGCCGGTGGTGCAGCGCTACTCGCCAATTGGCCGTTTACGATCTTCGCGATCATGCCGGTCAATAAGATCCTTGAAGAGACCCCGTTCGAACGGGCCAACGAAGAGACACGGGCGCTGATCGAGCGCTGGGGCATGCTGCACGGCGTGCGCAGCGTGCTTGGTCTCGTCAGTGTCGGATTGTTCCTATGGGCATCGATCTGA
- a CDS encoding VOC family protein produces the protein MGIDLKPAPRPSGVLETVLYAPDLGAIQDFYGRVFGLEPFAVAEGRHVFYRYGPQMLLIFNPEATRIPPPAGALPVPPHGAVGEGHVCFRASADDIAVWRERLEALGVPIEADFEWPRGGRSIYFRDPAGNCLEFAEPRIWGMV, from the coding sequence ATGGGCATCGATCTGAAGCCTGCGCCGCGACCGTCGGGCGTTCTTGAAACGGTTCTGTACGCACCCGATCTCGGGGCCATTCAAGACTTCTACGGTCGCGTGTTTGGGCTCGAACCCTTTGCGGTCGCCGAGGGACGTCATGTTTTTTATCGCTATGGACCGCAGATGCTTTTGATCTTCAATCCGGAGGCGACACGTATTCCGCCGCCTGCGGGTGCGCTTCCCGTTCCGCCGCATGGCGCGGTGGGTGAAGGGCACGTCTGCTTCCGGGCGTCAGCTGACGATATTGCGGTGTGGCGTGAACGGCTCGAAGCGCTGGGCGTTCCGATCGAAGCCGATTTCGAGTGGCCGCGCGGTGGCCGCTCAATCTACTTTCGCGATCCGGCCGGCAATTGCCTCGAATTTGCCGAGCCGCGCATCTGGGGGATGGTGTGA
- the rdgB gene encoding RdgB/HAM1 family non-canonical purine NTP pyrophosphatase: MKKLQKGMKLVVASHNLGKVWEINQLIQPYGLDAVSAGELALSEPEETETTFAGNARLKAVAAAEGSGLPALADDSGLEVECLDGAPGIYSARWAGPGKDFGVAMKKVAEEISACHGWTAEGPRANFISVLCLAWPGGEVELFEGKVFGHLVWPARGGNGFGYDPMFVPDGDTRTFGEMEPKEKYAISHRTRAFAAFKAAMLDGITPTAAKVSVRRDVDAFAAAAASLSTRVEAAAFVARLKDDLVTHGSEWNNTTLESFLGALARELERAPSKDEPAWRQITKAMLAASDD, encoded by the coding sequence GTGAAGAAACTTCAAAAAGGCATGAAGCTCGTCGTCGCGAGCCATAACCTCGGCAAGGTCTGGGAGATCAACCAGCTCATTCAACCTTACGGGCTCGATGCCGTTTCGGCGGGCGAGCTGGCTCTTTCGGAACCTGAAGAAACGGAGACGACGTTTGCGGGCAACGCGCGGCTGAAGGCGGTTGCGGCGGCCGAAGGTTCCGGGTTGCCTGCATTGGCTGACGACTCCGGCCTTGAAGTCGAATGCCTCGACGGAGCGCCGGGGATCTATTCGGCACGCTGGGCCGGCCCTGGCAAAGACTTCGGCGTCGCCATGAAGAAAGTCGCCGAAGAGATCAGCGCGTGTCATGGCTGGACGGCTGAAGGTCCGCGCGCCAATTTCATTTCGGTCTTGTGTCTCGCGTGGCCAGGCGGCGAGGTGGAACTATTCGAGGGCAAGGTGTTTGGCCATCTCGTCTGGCCGGCACGCGGCGGCAACGGCTTCGGCTACGATCCGATGTTCGTGCCGGACGGCGACACCCGCACATTCGGCGAGATGGAGCCGAAAGAGAAGTATGCGATTTCGCATCGGACGCGGGCCTTTGCGGCCTTCAAGGCGGCGATGCTCGATGGCATTACGCCGACCGCCGCAAAGGTGAGCGTACGACGGGACGTCGATGCGTTTGCAGCGGCGGCTGCGAGCCTTTCGACACGGGTCGAGGCTGCGGCGTTCGTTGCACGTTTGAAAGACGATCTCGTCACGCACGGCTCAGAATGGAACAACACGACACTCGAAAGTTTTCTTGGTGCGCTTGCCCGAGAGTTAGAGCGTGCGCCATCGAAGGATGAACCGGCGTGGCGACAAATCACGAAAGCAATGCTGGCTGCGAGCGATGACTGA
- the rph gene encoding ribonuclease PH, translating to MRPSKRKPDELRRVSIERAVSKYAEGSCLIKFGDTHVLCTASLEERLPQWLKGQGRGWVTAEYSMLPRSTHDRTRREVTSGHPSGRTQEIQRLVGRALRAVVDLTKLGERQITVDCDVIQADGGTRTASITGAWVALHDCIQWMKMRDMVKDTVLRDHVAAVSCGLYKGEPVLDLDYAEDSNADADSNFVMTGSGGIVEIQGTAETTPFTEDKFTELMGLAKKGIGELVQLQKLTVA from the coding sequence ATGCGACCTTCCAAACGCAAGCCAGACGAGTTGCGCCGTGTTTCAATCGAGCGGGCCGTTTCCAAATATGCCGAAGGCTCCTGCCTCATCAAATTCGGCGACACCCATGTTCTTTGCACGGCGAGCTTGGAAGAGCGCCTCCCGCAGTGGCTGAAAGGTCAGGGCCGTGGCTGGGTGACGGCGGAATACTCGATGCTGCCGCGGTCGACGCACGACCGGACGCGGCGCGAGGTGACGAGCGGCCATCCGTCGGGGCGGACGCAGGAAATTCAGCGTCTCGTCGGCCGGGCGCTTCGCGCGGTCGTCGATCTGACGAAGCTTGGCGAACGGCAGATCACGGTCGACTGCGACGTCATCCAGGCCGATGGCGGCACGCGCACGGCGTCGATCACGGGCGCGTGGGTGGCTCTGCACGATTGCATCCAGTGGATGAAAATGCGCGACATGGTGAAGGACACCGTGCTGCGCGATCACGTAGCTGCCGTGTCGTGCGGTCTCTACAAAGGTGAACCGGTGCTCGATCTCGACTATGCCGAGGACAGCAACGCGGATGCCGATTCCAATTTCGTGATGACCGGCTCGGGCGGCATCGTCGAAATCCAAGGCACGGCCGAGACGACGCCCTTCACAGAAGATAAGTTCACCGAGCTGATGGGGCTCGCCAAGAAGGGGATCGGCGAACTCGTTCAGCTGCAGAAGCTGACGGTCGCTTAA
- the hrcA gene encoding heat-inducible transcriptional repressor HrcA, with translation MAATILDGKTQLQKLNERSRTILRRIVESYLATGEPVGSRNLSRALPIALSPASIRNVMSDLEQLGLIIAPHTSAGRLPTQLGLRLFVDGLLEVGDITPDQRRQIEAQIAVRREKSVDQLLSEAGELMSGLSHCAGVVLAEKQVARLRHIEFVPLEPGRGLVILVDEDQNVENRIINLPDGLPPSALQEASNYLNTHLRGLTLAEARAELEKSLNAAKAELDVLTQKVIKAGLAEWSGVADDRKSLIVRGQSNLLKDVTAAEDLERIRQLFDAFESKQDIVELLGASETAEGVRIFIGSENKLFSLSGSSLIVAPFRDETRHVVGVLGVIGPTRLNYARIIPMVDYTAKLMSRLMG, from the coding sequence GTGGCAGCCACCATCCTGGACGGCAAAACACAGCTGCAAAAGCTTAACGAGCGCTCGCGGACGATCCTGCGGCGCATCGTCGAAAGCTATCTGGCGACGGGTGAGCCGGTCGGCTCTCGCAATCTCTCACGCGCCTTGCCGATCGCCCTCTCGCCCGCCTCGATCCGCAACGTCATGTCGGACTTGGAGCAGCTCGGCCTCATTATCGCGCCGCACACGTCTGCGGGGCGCCTGCCCACCCAGCTCGGCCTGCGTCTGTTCGTCGACGGCCTTCTTGAAGTCGGCGACATCACCCCGGACCAGCGCCGTCAGATCGAAGCCCAGATCGCCGTCCGGCGCGAAAAATCGGTCGATCAACTTTTGAGCGAAGCGGGCGAACTGATGTCTGGTCTGTCACACTGCGCGGGTGTGGTGCTCGCCGAAAAACAGGTCGCCCGCCTGCGCCACATCGAATTCGTGCCACTCGAACCCGGACGCGGCCTCGTGATCCTGGTCGATGAAGACCAGAACGTTGAGAACCGCATCATCAACCTTCCCGATGGCTTGCCACCGTCTGCCTTGCAGGAAGCTTCGAACTATCTCAACACTCATTTGCGCGGCCTGACGCTCGCCGAAGCACGGGCAGAACTCGAAAAGTCATTGAATGCCGCCAAGGCAGAACTCGACGTGTTGACCCAAAAGGTCATCAAGGCCGGGCTCGCCGAATGGTCCGGTGTCGCCGATGACCGCAAAAGCCTCATCGTCCGCGGTCAGAGCAACCTTCTGAAAGACGTGACCGCCGCCGAAGACCTGGAGCGCATCCGCCAGCTCTTCGACGCCTTCGAATCCAAGCAGGACATCGTCGAGCTGCTCGGCGCCTCCGAAACGGCCGAAGGCGTCCGCATTTTTATTGGCTCGGAAAACAAGCTGTTTTCGCTTTCGGGCTCATCGTTGATTGTTGCCCCATTTCGGGATGAGACCCGCCACGTCGTCGGCGTTCTGGGCGTCATCGGCCCGACGCGGCTCAATTATGCCCGCATCATCCCAATGGTGGATTATACAGCCAAGCTGATGAGCCGCTTGATGGGCTGA
- the hemW gene encoding radical SAM family heme chaperone HemW, with protein sequence MTDRDTTFGVYVHWPFCAQKCPYCDFNSHVRHKGWDEARFLSAYKREIDWVADRIGARVATSVFFGGGTPSLMQPATVAGILDHIAKRWGIADNAEITLEANPGSVEAARFRGFRDAGINRVSIGVQSLRDEELRKLGRIHSVAEAKAAIDVARGTFERFSFDLIYARPGQTGDAWRRELGEALDLAGDHLSLYQLTIEPDTPYAALHAAGKLVIPDDYDAGALYEITEEMTASRGLAAYEVSNYAQAGSESRHNLLYWRYGEYAGIGPGAHGRIVVDGRREATIAERNPEAWVERVEDGGHGFIERIALSDAEQADEMLLMGLRLSEGVELAQLEKIGGVRPSQVTIDELAELGLLETLPASLRASPAGGDWRRNELDEIVMCSGPGLAPETQPLSGVRIRVTPQGRLVLNAVVAKLSNSFQLTDRMDKLRSAV encoded by the coding sequence ATGACTGATCGCGACACTACATTCGGCGTCTACGTGCACTGGCCTTTCTGTGCGCAGAAGTGTCCGTACTGCGACTTCAACAGTCACGTTCGCCACAAGGGCTGGGACGAGGCGCGGTTTCTTTCGGCCTATAAGCGCGAGATCGATTGGGTGGCGGATCGCATCGGAGCACGCGTTGCGACGAGCGTGTTCTTCGGCGGCGGCACGCCATCGCTGATGCAGCCTGCGACCGTTGCGGGTATCCTCGATCACATTGCGAAGCGCTGGGGTATTGCGGATAACGCCGAGATCACGCTCGAAGCCAATCCGGGCAGCGTCGAAGCGGCACGTTTTCGCGGTTTTCGCGATGCGGGCATCAACCGCGTTTCGATCGGCGTGCAATCTCTACGAGATGAAGAACTGCGCAAGCTCGGACGCATTCACAGCGTTGCGGAAGCCAAGGCGGCGATCGATGTTGCGCGCGGCACGTTCGAGCGGTTTTCGTTCGATCTGATTTATGCACGTCCCGGACAGACCGGAGACGCGTGGCGTCGCGAGCTTGGCGAGGCGCTCGATCTCGCGGGCGATCACCTGTCGCTTTACCAGCTGACTATCGAACCCGACACGCCTTACGCTGCGCTTCATGCCGCCGGTAAGCTCGTCATTCCCGATGACTACGATGCAGGTGCGCTCTACGAGATCACCGAGGAGATGACGGCGTCGCGCGGGCTAGCGGCTTACGAGGTTTCGAACTACGCGCAAGCTGGTTCCGAAAGTCGGCACAACCTTCTTTACTGGCGCTACGGCGAATATGCCGGGATCGGGCCGGGGGCGCATGGCCGGATTGTGGTCGATGGTCGGCGCGAAGCGACGATTGCCGAGCGTAACCCGGAGGCGTGGGTCGAGCGGGTCGAAGACGGTGGTCATGGTTTTATTGAACGGATCGCATTGTCTGACGCCGAGCAGGCGGACGAGATGCTGCTGATGGGCCTGCGGCTCTCAGAAGGGGTAGAGCTTGCGCAGCTTGAGAAGATCGGGGGTGTGCGCCCGAGCCAAGTAACAATCGACGAACTGGCGGAACTCGGGCTGCTGGAGACGCTGCCTGCGTCCTTGCGCGCCTCCCCGGCCGGTGGCGACTGGCGGCGGAATGAGCTTGACGAGATTGTCATGTGCTCAGGTCCAGGACTTGCTCCCGAGACGCAACCGCTGTCTGGCGTGCGCATCCGGGTGACACCGCAAGGCCGGCTCGTGCTTAACGCCGTCGTCGCCAAACTCTCAAACAGCTTTCAGCTGACGGACCGCATGGACAAGCTCAGAAGCGCCGTTTAA
- the grpE gene encoding nucleotide exchange factor GrpE has protein sequence MSDDKKPIDETVQPSAATPPEMGDVSVEQLKAMIAALQADLEKKSAEAAAKQDQYLRAVAETENVRRRLEKEKEETAKYAITKFAKDILTVGDNFQRAIAAVPKDAVESDPALKTLLDGVILAERDYKTALERHGVRAIDPAGQPFNPHHHQAVMEQENANVPAGTVLQVYQVGYMIDDRNLRPAMVVVSRGGPKVAKADDAAPASSEPPADA, from the coding sequence ATGAGCGACGACAAAAAGCCCATAGACGAGACCGTGCAACCGTCCGCGGCAACGCCCCCCGAAATGGGAGATGTGAGCGTCGAGCAGCTCAAGGCGATGATCGCCGCCCTTCAGGCCGATCTCGAAAAGAAGTCCGCCGAAGCTGCCGCCAAGCAGGATCAGTACCTGCGCGCGGTTGCTGAAACGGAGAACGTCCGCCGCCGCCTCGAAAAGGAAAAGGAAGAGACGGCGAAGTATGCGATCACCAAGTTTGCCAAGGATATCCTGACGGTCGGCGACAACTTCCAGCGCGCTATCGCCGCCGTGCCGAAGGATGCCGTCGAAAGCGATCCGGCCCTAAAAACCCTACTCGATGGGGTCATTCTTGCCGAGCGTGATTATAAGACGGCTCTTGAGCGTCACGGTGTCCGCGCCATCGACCCGGCCGGCCAACCCTTCAATCCGCACCACCACCAAGCCGTGATGGAGCAGGAGAACGCAAACGTCCCAGCTGGCACCGTGCTGCAGGTCTATCAGGTCGGCTACATGATCGATGACCGCAACCTGCGTCCGGCGATGGTCGTCGTCTCCCGCGGCGGCCCGAAAGTCGCCAAGGCTGACGACGCTGCCCCTGCCTCGTCGGAGCCGCCTGCCGATGCTTGA
- a CDS encoding DNA-3-methyladenine glycosylase produces the protein MTPRRHATVTTERQLKAAAIMLAGQCKVMSRILKRTGLPPPRDFPADFSGLAKIVVGQQLSAQSAAAIWTRVAEALFPFTPDAIQAASDSDLKRLGLSDGKIRTLRALTRAVLDDGLDFEALNAANDLVIVERLTAIHGIGPWTADIYILFALGRRDAFAPGDLALQLAAQHHFKLENRPTAEELERIADRWRPARAVAARLLWADYAFARRALLGKAQKPIRTKTNK, from the coding sequence TTGACCCCTCGCCGCCATGCGACCGTAACGACCGAACGCCAGCTCAAGGCAGCGGCGATTATGCTCGCCGGTCAATGCAAGGTCATGTCGCGCATATTGAAACGCACCGGCCTTCCACCGCCACGGGATTTTCCCGCCGATTTCTCCGGACTGGCAAAAATCGTCGTCGGGCAACAGCTTTCAGCCCAGAGCGCCGCTGCCATCTGGACACGCGTCGCCGAAGCGCTTTTCCCGTTCACGCCTGATGCAATCCAAGCGGCGAGCGATAGCGACCTCAAACGGCTTGGACTTTCGGACGGCAAGATCCGCACGCTGCGCGCCCTGACGCGCGCTGTCCTCGACGACGGCCTCGACTTCGAAGCCCTCAACGCCGCCAATGATCTCGTCATCGTCGAACGTCTGACCGCGATCCATGGCATCGGCCCCTGGACCGCCGACATCTATATTCTTTTTGCTTTGGGCCGCCGCGACGCATTCGCGCCGGGCGATCTCGCCTTGCAGCTTGCCGCGCAGCACCACTTCAAGCTTGAAAACCGCCCCACGGCCGAGGAACTGGAACGAATCGCCGATCGCTGGCGCCCCGCACGCGCCGTCGCCGCCCGGCTGTTATGGGCCGATTACGCCTTCGCGCGCCGCGCTCTCCTGGGGAAAGCCCAAAAGCCGATCCGGACAAAAACAAATAAATAA
- a CDS encoding YqaA family protein: MLRGLYDWTMRMAASKRAPWALAAVSFAESSFFPIPPDIMLIPMVLSDRRKAWWYATVATVASVIGGILGYAIGYYFFEAVGLPILKFYGREHALDSFMAFVQEYGVEAVIIKGATPIPYKVVTIAAGVGKMNLGAFLGASIVARAMRFYLVAGLLYFFGEPIRAFIEKRLGMVMTVFLVLLVGGFVAVKYIF; this comes from the coding sequence ATGCTGAGGGGACTTTACGATTGGACGATGCGGATGGCGGCCAGCAAACGGGCGCCGTGGGCGCTCGCGGCCGTTTCGTTCGCCGAGAGTTCGTTTTTTCCGATCCCTCCCGACATTATGCTGATCCCGATGGTCCTGAGCGACCGGCGGAAAGCGTGGTGGTATGCGACGGTGGCGACCGTCGCATCCGTAATCGGCGGCATTCTCGGGTACGCCATCGGGTACTATTTCTTTGAGGCGGTCGGACTGCCCATCCTGAAGTTCTACGGCCGTGAGCATGCGCTCGATAGCTTCATGGCCTTTGTGCAGGAGTATGGTGTCGAAGCGGTCATCATTAAGGGCGCGACGCCGATCCCTTACAAGGTTGTGACGATTGCGGCTGGCGTTGGCAAAATGAATCTCGGGGCGTTTCTCGGCGCGAGCATCGTTGCGCGGGCCATGCGTTTCTATCTGGTCGCCGGTCTCCTATATTTCTTCGGCGAGCCGATCCGCGCTTTCATCGAGAAACGCCTCGGAATGGTGATGACGGTGTTTCTCGTGCTGCTGGTCGGCGGCTTCGTGGCCGTCAAATACATCTTCTAG